The following are from one region of the Nicotiana tabacum cultivar K326 chromosome 3, ASM71507v2, whole genome shotgun sequence genome:
- the LOC107800852 gene encoding uncharacterized protein LOC107800852, with protein MAEVKISEMRDLTRIERIGAHSHIRGLGLDSSLEPRLSSEGMVGQTSARKAAGVIVKMVQEGKIAGRAVLLAGQPGTGKTAIAMGMAKSLGQETPFAMLAGSELYSLEMSKTEALMQAFRKAIGVRIKEEAEVIEGEVVEVQIDRPAVAGAASKTGKLTLKTTDMETVYDLGGKMIEALGKEKVQSGDVIAIDKASGKITKLGRSFSRSRDYDAMGPQTKFVQCPEGELQKRKEIVHCVTLHEIDVINSRTQGFLALFTGDTGEIRAEVREQIDTKVAEWREEGKAEIVPGVLFIDEVHMLDIECFSFLNRALENDMAPILVVATNRGITTIRGTNYKSPHGIPIDFLDRLLIISTQPYKEEEIRKILDIRCQEEDVEMSEDAKILLTKIGVNTSLRYAIHLITSAALACQKRKGKIVEVDDVTRVYNLFYDVKRSTQYLMEYQSQYMFNEVPTGDAEEDETTAMVS; from the exons ATGGCGGAGGTGAAAATCTCAGAGATGCGTGACCTAACCCGAATAGAACGCATAGGTGCACACTCCCACATCCGAGGTCTCGGCCTCGACTCATCACTCGAACCCCGCCTCAGTTCCGAAGGCATGGTAGGCCAAACCTCCGCTCGTAAAGCCGCCGGCGTAATAGTCAAAATGGTTCAAGAAGGTAAAATCGCGGGTCGGGCTGTCCTCCTCGCGGGTCAACCCGGTACGGGCAAAACAGCTATTGCAATGGGCATGGCGAAATCATTAGGGCAAGAAACCCCTTTCGCTATGCTAGCAGGAAGCGAACTTTACTCCCTCGAGATGTCGAAAACGGAAGCACTTATGCAGGCATTCCGTAAAGCAATTGGTGTGCGGATAAAAGAAGAGGCTGAAGTTATTGAAGGAGAAGTTGTGGAAGTGCAGATTGATAGGCCAGCTGTGGCTGGGGCGGCATCAAAGACGGGGAAGTTGACTTTGAAGACTACGGATATGGAGACAGTTTATGACTTGGGAGGGAAAATGATTGAGGCTTTAGGGAAGGAGAAAGTTCAGAGTGGAGATGTTATTGCTATTGATAAGGCTTCTGGGAAGATTACTAAATTAGGGAGGTCGTTTTCGAGGTCCAGGGATTATGATGCTATGGGACCCCAGACTAAGTTTGTACAATGTCCTGAAGGAGAGCTCCAGAAGAGGAAGGAGATTGTACATTGCGTTACCCTCCACGAAATTGACGTCATAAATAGCAG AACACAGGGATTTTTAGCACTATTTACGGGTGATACTGGTGAGATTCGTGCTGAAGTGAGAGAACAAATAGATACCAAGGTTGCAGAGTGGAGGGAGGAAGGGAAGGCAGAGATTGTGCCTGGTGTCCTCTTCATTGACGAAGTCCATATGCTTGACATTGAGTGTTTCTCTTTCCTAAACCGAGCTCTGGAAAATGACATGGCACCTATATTGGTTGTTGCTACCAATAGAGGCATTACTACAATTCGGGGAACAAATTACAAATCCCCACATGGGATTCCAATTGACTTTCTTGATCGCCTGCTCATCATCTCTACACAGCCTTACAAGGAGGAAGAAATTCGCAAAATTCTGGACATCAGATGCCAAGAGGAGGACGTAGAAATGTCTGAAGATGCAAAAATTTTGTTGACCAAGATCGGGGTGAATACATCTTTGAGATATGCCATTCACCTTATTACTTCTGCAGCTCTGGCTTGCCAGAAGCGGAAAGGGAAGATTGTGGAAGTGGACGATGTTACTCGAGTCTATAATCTGTTTTATGATGTCAAGAGATCCACACAGTACTTGATGGAGTACCAGAGCCAGTACATGTTTAATGAAGTGCCAACAGGAGATGCAGAAGAAGATGAAACCACTGCCATGGTCTCCTGA